In Desulfomonile tiedjei DSM 6799, a genomic segment contains:
- a CDS encoding TerC family protein, translating to MLELLTSTDAWIAFITLTALELVLGIDNIIFISILVDRLPEKRREFGRRLGLFLAMFMRIALLSVLSWLIGLTAPLFTILQQEISGRDLILIGGGLFLLWKSTKEIHHLLEGEREGVTKQLQSGFSAVIMQIMLVDLVFSLDSIITAVGMVDKLPVMIAAVVASVGLMMAFATPIGQFVSGHPTIKMLALSFLVVVGVVLIADGFGHHVPKGYIYFAMAFSVCVEMLNMRLRRRLIPAPEALTPTTEQDTAEKPQPTAPSESNDTLSEKKNENRAPG from the coding sequence ATGCTGGAACTACTGACGAGCACAGACGCTTGGATTGCGTTTATCACTTTGACTGCACTGGAACTTGTCCTGGGAATCGATAATATAATTTTCATCTCGATTCTTGTAGACAGGTTGCCCGAAAAGCGGCGTGAGTTCGGCAGACGCCTTGGTCTGTTTCTGGCCATGTTCATGCGAATCGCTTTGCTCTCAGTGCTCTCATGGCTGATTGGGCTGACCGCACCATTATTTACGATTTTACAGCAAGAGATTTCCGGCCGAGACCTTATCCTCATTGGAGGCGGTCTCTTCCTGCTCTGGAAAAGCACCAAGGAAATCCATCATCTCTTGGAGGGAGAAAGAGAAGGAGTCACGAAGCAATTGCAGTCCGGTTTTTCAGCAGTAATCATGCAAATCATGTTAGTCGATCTCGTATTTTCGCTGGATTCCATAATTACGGCTGTGGGAATGGTGGACAAGCTTCCTGTAATGATTGCGGCTGTGGTCGCTTCCGTTGGACTGATGATGGCTTTTGCCACACCGATAGGACAGTTTGTCAGTGGTCATCCAACGATCAAGATGCTGGCGCTGTCGTTCCTGGTCGTGGTCGGCGTCGTTTTGATTGCAGACGGCTTTGGCCATCATGTACCGAAAGGGTATATCTACTTTGCAATGGCTTTCTCCGTGTGTGTAGAGATGCTCAATATGCGCTTACGAAGACGGTTGATTCCTGCACCTGAGGCTCTTACGCCAACGACTGAACAGGATACCGCAGAAAAGCCGCAGCCGACCGCACCTTCGGAATCAAATGATACATTGAGCGAAAAGAAGAATGAAAATCGAGCGCCCGGGTGA
- a CDS encoding SulP family inorganic anion transporter produces the protein MPYAIPRKHGLKRYLPILEWLPAYDSAWLRPDLMAGLTLAAFTIPEAIAYAELAGLPPSAGLYASILPALLYTVFGSSRQLVLGPTSAVSILIASGLSGLAISSPEQYAAVAAATAILVGFIAIVSYLLRLGFLVNFISESVLIGFATGAGLYIASTQLSKLFGMPASHGQFLERVLYIVQHLGNINVYSLALGVGGIVILVIGEHFFRRIPWALLVVLGATALMSVTGLASRGVNIIGEIPRGLPAFVFPEITLAEIPDLLRTAVGAFVLAYLEGMSMARTFAAKNKYRVDANQELLALGCASLGAGLTQSYPVAGSFSRSALNDAIGGRSQLANGIGGLLIASVVLFFAGVFTNLPEPILAAVVIVAVRGLFKIGALIRLYRLRRTEFWTAMGALVGVLVLGILDGVVIGALLSLLLVISRASESRMSLLGKVPGLPQFTNLKDNPENATIPGLSIMRADEGIFYANADSIRGEILNHVRSADHPIKTVILDLEMTSDLDLPGAEMLGELHTKLRENGIHLRLSRVQRQARMLLARSGISQEIGPEKIHPRTLFAVAAYLSEEGVGSSISCDILPDMIRCVQDLVVARVGSMEASDRELLENISGRLESILEMIEQMNGHGNSSKIQKH, from the coding sequence ATGCCGTACGCAATTCCCAGAAAACATGGATTAAAGCGCTATTTGCCCATTCTGGAGTGGCTGCCCGCGTACGATTCTGCCTGGTTGAGGCCGGATCTCATGGCGGGTCTTACTCTCGCGGCCTTCACGATCCCGGAAGCTATAGCCTACGCCGAATTGGCCGGTTTGCCTCCGTCCGCAGGACTGTATGCTTCAATTCTGCCTGCTCTGCTCTACACGGTGTTCGGAAGCTCGCGTCAGCTCGTACTGGGCCCCACATCGGCCGTATCTATCCTTATTGCTTCAGGACTCTCCGGACTGGCCATAAGCTCACCGGAGCAATATGCTGCGGTTGCCGCTGCAACGGCTATTCTCGTGGGATTCATCGCCATTGTCTCATATCTTCTGAGGCTCGGTTTTCTGGTCAATTTTATCTCAGAATCGGTTCTCATCGGATTTGCTACCGGGGCAGGACTGTACATAGCGTCCACCCAATTGAGTAAGCTTTTTGGAATGCCTGCATCGCACGGCCAATTCTTGGAACGTGTTTTGTACATCGTGCAGCATCTCGGGAACATAAACGTGTACTCATTGGCGCTTGGGGTCGGAGGCATAGTAATACTCGTTATCGGTGAACACTTCTTTCGTAGAATACCTTGGGCGCTTCTCGTGGTGCTCGGCGCAACGGCTCTCATGAGCGTAACCGGTCTGGCGAGTCGCGGTGTTAATATTATTGGAGAAATTCCCAGGGGACTTCCTGCATTCGTTTTCCCCGAGATAACTTTAGCCGAAATACCCGATCTTTTGCGCACTGCAGTTGGAGCGTTCGTGCTTGCCTATCTCGAAGGCATGAGCATGGCGAGAACATTTGCGGCAAAGAATAAGTACCGGGTCGATGCAAATCAGGAATTGCTGGCGCTCGGGTGTGCAAGTTTGGGAGCTGGTTTGACGCAATCATATCCTGTGGCGGGCAGTTTTTCCCGTAGCGCCCTGAATGATGCCATTGGAGGAAGAAGTCAACTTGCCAATGGTATCGGCGGGTTATTAATTGCCTCAGTCGTCCTGTTCTTTGCCGGAGTATTCACCAACCTCCCTGAACCGATCCTTGCCGCGGTTGTAATCGTAGCTGTCAGAGGACTTTTCAAGATTGGAGCGTTAATCCGATTATACCGGCTTCGCAGAACTGAGTTCTGGACTGCTATGGGAGCGCTTGTAGGCGTGCTCGTGCTGGGCATTCTCGATGGAGTGGTGATTGGTGCGCTCCTTTCCCTGCTTCTCGTCATAAGCAGGGCGTCAGAATCTCGTATGAGTCTGCTGGGCAAAGTGCCCGGTCTCCCCCAGTTCACGAATCTCAAGGATAATCCGGAAAACGCTACTATTCCGGGACTTTCCATTATGCGAGCCGATGAAGGGATCTTTTATGCGAACGCCGATTCCATTCGAGGTGAGATTTTGAACCATGTCCGTAGTGCTGACCATCCAATCAAAACCGTAATATTGGATCTCGAGATGACCAGCGACTTGGATCTGCCCGGAGCGGAAATGCTGGGAGAATTGCATACCAAGCTTCGGGAAAACGGTATTCACCTGAGATTGAGCCGAGTGCAGAGACAAGCAAGAATGCTGCTTGCACGTTCGGGCATATCGCAGGAAATAGGCCCGGAGAAGATTCATCCTCGTACTCTCTTTGCCGTTGCAGCGTACTTGAGCGAAGAAGGTGTCGGCAGCTCGATTTCATGCGATATTCTTCCCGATATGATCAGGTGCGTGCAGGATCTGGTAGTCGCGCGGGTCGGAAGCATGGAAGCTTCAGATCGCGAACTTCTTGAGAACATTTCCGGTCGGCTCGAATCGATTCTTGAGATGATCGAGCAGATGAACGGGCACGGCAATTCATCGAAAATACAAAAGCACTGA
- a CDS encoding response regulator — MPYKCNVLLIEDNPVDADFIREALNEIESNIQLDWVEDGEAGINFLFQHCYSRDADLLCPDLILLDLNLPKLSGREVLEAIKENPNTKHIPVIILTTSSDPRDIIDTYSLHANCFVTKPTDLDEFTAAVKSIREFWTRCASLPSPDDCSFGRTPALEH; from the coding sequence ATGCCATACAAATGTAACGTATTGCTCATTGAGGATAATCCGGTCGATGCTGATTTTATAAGAGAAGCGTTGAACGAAATTGAATCCAATATTCAGTTGGATTGGGTAGAGGACGGAGAAGCAGGCATCAATTTTCTGTTTCAACACTGTTATTCACGAGATGCGGATCTGCTTTGTCCGGATCTGATTTTGCTGGACTTGAATTTACCAAAGTTGAGCGGACGAGAAGTCCTTGAGGCAATCAAAGAGAATCCTAATACCAAACACATTCCGGTTATTATTCTGACTACCTCTTCAGACCCCAGAGATATAATCGATACGTATTCTCTGCATGCTAATTGCTTCGTCACGAAACCCACTGACTTGGATGAATTCACGGCCGCAGTAAAGTCAATTCGAGAATTCTGGACACGATGTGCTTCACTGCCGAGCCCGGATGATTGCAGCTTCGGAAGGACTCCGGCTCTAGAACATTGA
- a CDS encoding transporter substrate-binding domain-containing protein: protein MKTRTLLTLLFVVRSAFVLTRICQHLGAKRRTAVDRSIMANVEGCFEAVRSEASELRCFLSLFLIVSFFVFGFFFPGNCSAETDRPVIRVGSEIEFPPFALVDESGQPSGFSVDLIKAVAEAMGLSVVFESGDWNKMWNDLVSGKLDVLPIVAKSTERARLVDFSLAHTETFDAFFVRDGSPILGTIEAAQGKTIVAMRSDAAHHELLELNFQGELMLADTIPEGLSMVAAGKCDAFLCSKLIGILAIKTHGIRGLTAGPPIPDYKRVFSFGIRKGEDELKEKLNQGLLIVKTGGQYDRIYEKWLAFDDPWLRYRKYLLLGLPVAIVIAFGAMLWSAMLKKLVSKRTSELAAKNEELEHTLTDLIRANADLEHFAYVASHDLQEPLRTVASALQMFEKKHKGKFDKDSDQLIDFAVNGAKRMRSLIRDLLTYSRLDTQGQSFTAVDMTEVLDRSIENCGSLIKEKGTEITYDRMPTITGDPLQLVQLLQNLIGNAVKFGPAVSSKVHVSAQQNGNEWVFSVKDNGTGIKEKYFDRIFVIFQQLSKKGPFHGTGIGLAIVKKIVERHHGRVWVESEVGVGSTFYFAIPNRICEKKAILG from the coding sequence GTGAAGACTCGAACTCTCCTTACTTTGCTGTTCGTAGTTCGTTCAGCTTTCGTACTGACGCGAATATGTCAACATCTCGGAGCGAAACGTCGTACTGCGGTTGATCGAAGTATTATGGCAAATGTCGAGGGTTGTTTTGAAGCAGTCCGCTCTGAAGCATCGGAGTTGCGCTGCTTTCTGAGCCTATTCCTGATTGTCTCCTTTTTTGTCTTCGGATTTTTCTTCCCCGGCAACTGCAGTGCGGAAACTGACAGACCCGTGATCCGGGTAGGCAGCGAGATTGAATTCCCCCCATTTGCTCTTGTTGATGAGAGCGGGCAGCCTTCAGGATTCTCGGTAGATCTTATCAAAGCGGTAGCCGAAGCCATGGGATTGTCGGTTGTTTTTGAATCGGGCGATTGGAACAAGATGTGGAACGATTTGGTTTCCGGCAAATTGGACGTCTTGCCAATTGTGGCGAAGTCAACTGAGCGGGCTAGATTGGTAGATTTCAGCCTTGCCCACACCGAGACGTTCGATGCGTTTTTCGTACGTGACGGGAGCCCTATTTTGGGAACCATTGAAGCTGCCCAGGGAAAGACGATAGTCGCCATGCGGTCGGATGCTGCCCACCACGAGCTCCTGGAACTGAATTTCCAAGGGGAGTTGATGCTAGCCGATACGATACCGGAAGGGTTATCGATGGTTGCAGCCGGTAAGTGTGACGCATTCCTCTGCTCGAAACTCATCGGTATCTTGGCAATCAAAACCCATGGAATAAGAGGCCTGACTGCCGGCCCTCCTATCCCCGATTATAAGCGAGTTTTTTCGTTCGGCATAAGAAAAGGCGAGGATGAGCTTAAGGAAAAGCTCAACCAAGGGCTGTTAATTGTAAAGACCGGCGGCCAGTACGACAGGATTTACGAAAAATGGCTTGCGTTTGATGACCCTTGGCTAAGGTATCGAAAATACCTCCTACTCGGATTGCCAGTTGCGATAGTAATTGCCTTTGGAGCTATGCTGTGGTCGGCAATGCTCAAGAAATTGGTGAGTAAGCGCACTTCAGAATTAGCAGCAAAGAACGAAGAGTTGGAGCACACACTTACCGACCTGATCAGAGCGAATGCTGACCTTGAGCATTTTGCTTACGTGGCATCGCATGATCTCCAAGAGCCTTTACGCACTGTGGCGAGTGCCCTGCAAATGTTCGAGAAGAAGCATAAAGGGAAATTTGACAAAGATTCCGATCAACTGATCGACTTCGCCGTTAATGGCGCAAAAAGGATGAGGTCCCTCATACGGGACCTGCTGACGTATTCCCGCCTGGACACCCAGGGTCAATCGTTTACAGCAGTTGACATGACGGAAGTACTGGACCGGTCAATAGAGAATTGCGGAAGTCTGATAAAGGAGAAAGGCACGGAGATAACGTACGACCGGATGCCGACAATCACGGGCGATCCCCTTCAGTTGGTGCAACTTCTACAAAATCTCATTGGAAATGCCGTAAAATTCGGTCCTGCCGTGTCGTCGAAGGTGCATGTGTCCGCACAACAAAACGGAAATGAATGGGTGTTTTCCGTCAAGGATAATGGCACAGGCATAAAAGAAAAATATTTCGATCGGATATTTGTAATATTTCAGCAGCTAAGCAAAAAGGGTCCTTTTCATGGAACAGGAATAGGACTGGCAATCGTTAAGAAAATTGTCGAGCGTCACCACGGAAGAGTCTGGGTGGAATCTGAGGTCGGTGTGGGATCCACCTTTTATTTTGCCATTCCAAATCGTATCTGCGAAAAAAAGGCGATTCTTGGATAA